GCTGCTTCTTTTATTTCCTCGTCAGTAGCATCAAGTCTACCATATCTAATATTATCTGCAATAGTTCCTTCAAATAGATGAACATCCTGAAGTACTACACTCATTGTACTTCTCAAATCATACTTCTTAATACGTTTTATATCTATTCCGTCGTAAAGTATAGTTCCATCATTTATCTCATAAAATCTATTAATTAAATTTGTAATAGTAGTTTTACCTGCACCAGTGGAGCCTACAAGTGCAATTTTTTGTCCAGGCTTTGCATAAAGGCTAATGTTCTTTAAAACTGTTTTTTCTGGTAAATAGCCGAAGTCTACATCTTTAAAGCTAATAAATCCTCTAAGCGGTACTTCCTCGTATTCACCGTTTTCCTTTGGAACTCTCCAAAACATCTTATTTTCTTTTTCATCCTTTACAAGCACAACATCTCCTTTGTCAACTTCCACACCTTCATCTAGTACATTAAATATTCTTTCAGCACCTGCTAAGGCTGCAAAAAGAGTATTTAATTGATTAGATACTTGTGTCATTGGTCTTGAGATTGTTCTTGTATATTGTAAGAATGATGCTATATTACCTATACTCATTCTTTTCGTTATTACTAGTAAAGCTCCCACCATGGATACTAAAGCATAAAGTACATAGGATAAGTTCCCCATAATAGGCATTATCATAGAACCATAAGTAGATGCCTGAGTACTAGCTATACGTAGGTCCTCATTTCTTCCTTTAAAATTTTCTATAGCTCGATTTTCGTAATTAAAAACTTTAACTACCTTTTGGCCTGACATCATCTCTTCTATATATCCATTCATATCTGCTAAAGCTGCCTGTTGAATTCTGAAATTCTTAGCTGATTTTTTACCAACATATTTCATAGAATATAGCATAACTATAAGCATAACTATCACTACTACTGTAAGTATTGGACTAAGGAGCAGCATCATAGCAAAGGTACCTATTACTGTTACTATTGATATTAAAATCTGTGATACACCTTGTTCCAGAGATTGGGTTAGCATATCAACATCATTAGTAAATGTAGACATCAGTTCCCCGTGGGAATGGGTATCAAAATATGAAATAGGTAGCTTTTCCATATGTGAAAACATATCTTCACGGATTTTATGAACAGTTCTTTGTGATAGTCTTACCATGTATAGGTTTCCTAAATATTGACCAAGGGCAATAAATACAACAATCCCGCCCATAATAATAAGATATCTTACAAATAGAGTCATATCATTTCCTTCAACCAATGTGTCAATAATAGGGCTTAACATACCATTAGCTGCTATCTCTGCAATTGAACCAAGAATAATAAAGAATATTCCTCCAAAAAATATTGCTTTGTTATATTTAAAGTAGCCAAATAGCCTAACTAAAGTCTTCATTGGATTATTGGGACGTAGCTGTCGATGGCCGTTTTGTTTTTTCATTCTCCGACCACTCCTTTCTGCTGTGATTCGTATATCTCCCTATAGATAGGTGATATTTTCAATAAAGTTTTATGGTCTCCGAATGATTCTATTTCCCCTTCATGCATTACAATTATTCTGTCAGCATGTTGAATAGAAGAAATTCTTTGAGCAATTATAATTGTAGTTACGTGACCTAACTCTTCTCTAAAAGCCTGCTGAATTTTTGCATCTGTAGTCATATCTACAGCACTTGTAGAGTCGTCAAGTATTATAATCTTAGGTGACTTTAGCAAAGCCCTAGCAATGGTAAGTCTCTGCTTCTGACCACCAGAGAAGTTGTCGCCGCCCTGTTCAACTCTATGGTCTAAGCCATCCTCATACTTTGAAACAAATTCCCAAGCCTGTGCTTGTTTAAGTACATTTATTATTTGCTCATCTGTAGCATCTTCACTTCCCCATTGCATATTTTCACGAATGGTGCCTGAGAACAATGTATTTTTCTGCAGAACAAATGCTACTTGATCACGAAGTGCTTTAATATCATATTTTCTAACGTCTATACCTCCAACAGTAATTGAGCCTTCTGTTACATCATATAACCTAGGTATCAACTGAACTAATGTAGATTTAGAAGAACCAGTAGAACCAATAACGCCAAGAATTTCACCAGATTTTACACTAAAGTTAATATGATTTAATACATTTTCTTTGCTTCCTGGATAGCGGAAACTAACATTATGGAAACTAATAGAACCATCTTCTAATTTCTCCACAGGCTGATCAATTTCCTTAATCTCTGATTCAGTATTAAATACCTCAGAAATTCTGCTTACTGAAGCTGAGCCTCTTAATAATTGCATGAAAAACATTGAAATCATCATAAGTGACACCAGAACTTGAGTAATATATGTTATGAAGGATATTAACTCTCCACCACCCATTGTTCCTACAGTCACCTGCTTTCCACCAAACCATAGTATTGCTATGATTGTAGAATATATTATTAAATTTAAAGCAGGCATAAGTAAAATGATTAGTGAAATTGCTTGAAGTGCTGTATTTCTCAAAAAGTCATTTCTAGCTTTAAATTTTTCTTCCTCATGTTTTTGTCTATTAAAAGACTTTACAACTCTTATGCCAGTTAAGTTTTCTTGTATGATACTATTTACTCTGTCTACACTAGTCTGTAATTTTAGAAATAGCGGTCTAGCTTTATACAATATTATACTAATAATTATACCTGTAATTGGTATTGCCACTAGAAATACTCTTGTCAATGACGGATTTATTGTTCTAGCCATAATAAGAGCAAATATCATCATAAAGGGAGCCCTTACAGCCATACGCAAACTCATCATAGTAACCTGACCTATAGTATTACAATCATTAGTTAATCTTGTTATAAGAGAAGATACTGAGAACTTATCAAGATTCGCAAAGGAAAACCCTTGAACTCTCTTAAAAGCCTCTTGTCTGATTTCAGCAGCAAATCCATATCCTGCTCTAGCTCCAGCAAAAGAGCTAAGTACACCAAAAGTCATGGCAAGTATCGCAGATATTATCATTATAATACCTATTTTCACTATATACTGAATATCCTGATTTACTATTCCAACATCTACTATTCGTGACATAAGATAAGGAATAATTATATCAGCTAAAACTTCTAGTATCATTAATATAGGGCTAAGAATTGCAAAGACTAAATATTTTTTCATAAATGGCAATAAATTTTTCAAATATATCTCTCCTACTCTATTATGTCATCTAAGTCATTATGAATATCCATATTTGTTAAATTATGATTTAACTTTGCTAAGACTTCATTAAGCTTTGACAACTCTTCTTGGCTAAAGCCTTTAAACATGTCCTGATATATTTTAACTACATAATCCCTATAGTCATCTATCATGGACTTTCCTAATTCTGTTACAACCAGTCTGTTATATCTCATATCTGATTCCAGAGGAACTTGTTCAATCATTTTAAGATTTATTAATCTTTTAACTGCACCACTCATGGCCCCTTCAGTAAACCTCATTATTTTTGCTAATTCTTTTTGACTTGCATCAGGTTTCTTATCAATAAGCATAGTTAAAAATAAAAGACCAAAGGTTAGTCCATATTCATCAACTTTATGTTGCAGTATCTGAGTTATCTTTTGATAAGTCTCTCGTAATTGCATTGCTACATCGGTTTCAATCATATTTTACCTCCATTACTTTAATGCTAAACTATTTCTACAATACTTTAATGCTAAACTATTATTTATATCTTGTCAATAAGTGTTTTAAAACTTCTTTATGGATAAAAAAATGGTTTTGTAAGAAGAGTTTTATAAGAAGTAATTGATAATGCTTTTATTAGTATCAGCAATTACAACTCTCTTATATAATGGCTTACATAATGAAACCCTGTTTATTTTATTGTAAATTAAGTTAGCCCCAGCTTATCTTACAATTAAGAATATAAAGAATTTATTATTTTCCTATGCTGTTGTATACATTCAATGCATCAGTAATATTATACTGTTCAGTATATTGGTTGCCTTTAGCACCAACTGTAATCAGAATATATTCTTTTTTATCCACTTTGGCAAGACTGGCGAGACATAGACCAGCCTTATCTGTAAACCCTGTTTTTCCCCCTAAAATTTCACCAGTCACAATACTTTGATCGTTGAGTTTGAGTTTTTCAAACATAGTACTATAAAAGGTTATCCCGTCAGGGTGTTTATTGGTAGGTTGTGTGGAATAACGGGATGACGTAAAAACATCACGATAAGTATCATTTTGCAATGCATAGCTTAGAAGAATAGCCAAATCTTCAACTGTTGTATAGTGATTTTTATCGTGAAGTCCAGTCGTATTTTTAAAATTAGTATTGGTCATACCTAGTTCTGCTGCTTTTTGATTCATCATTCTCACAAAAGCTTGCTCAGAACCAGCTACTTGATGTGCAAGCCCTATGCAAGATTCTGCGCCACTAGGAAGCAAAGCTCCGTATATTAGGTCAATGGCTCTTACTTTCTCACCTGGCTGGAATCCTGCCATTGATGCATTAGCTTCGTAGAGCCCCTGAAACATAGAATCGGTAAGTTCGATCTCTTCCTTCAAATCAGTCAAATTTTCTATTGCAATAATGGCTGTCATCATTTTTGTCAATGAAGCTGGATAAACCCTCCCTTCAATATTTTTTTGCATCAGAATAGTTTGATCTTTTAAACTTAGTAGAATTGCATTAGGACTATAAAGATTATCTGAAGATATAGAAACAGATATATCAGGTTCTGTGTCTAGCACAGGAATCTGTACTATATTATCACCATGCTTATTCTCAGACTTATGCTGGTTTTCAGGAGAAATGACAGATTTATAAACAAAAATAGCAATGACAACCACTATTGTTAATGTTATAAAACTGCGTAATCTTGTCTTTTTCCTTTTTAATTTTCGTGACATAGTTCGTGACATAATATAACATCTCCTTATTCTGTGATAATATTATTTAACCACAGATCAGGAACTTATGTTTGAATTCTAACTTACAAGTTTATTAAAACTTTCTTACTTTTTTCTAACGAAAAAGAGTTTGGAGTTTTGCCAAAATAAAAACCAACCTAGATAATGGTGTGCTGTCAATATCATTTGTTTATGTGACAATTAACATATCATTATCCAAATTGGTTGCTAATTTTATTTTATTTATATTTAAGTAAATTCTTCACTTTTGTAG
The sequence above is drawn from the Proteiniborus sp. DW1 genome and encodes:
- a CDS encoding ABC transporter ATP-binding protein, which gives rise to MKKQNGHRQLRPNNPMKTLVRLFGYFKYNKAIFFGGIFFIILGSIAEIAANGMLSPIIDTLVEGNDMTLFVRYLIIMGGIVVFIALGQYLGNLYMVRLSQRTVHKIREDMFSHMEKLPISYFDTHSHGELMSTFTNDVDMLTQSLEQGVSQILISIVTVIGTFAMMLLLSPILTVVVIVMLIVMLYSMKYVGKKSAKNFRIQQAALADMNGYIEEMMSGQKVVKVFNYENRAIENFKGRNEDLRIASTQASTYGSMIMPIMGNLSYVLYALVSMVGALLVITKRMSIGNIASFLQYTRTISRPMTQVSNQLNTLFAALAGAERIFNVLDEGVEVDKGDVVLVKDEKENKMFWRVPKENGEYEEVPLRGFISFKDVDFGYLPEKTVLKNISLYAKPGQKIALVGSTGAGKTTITNLINRFYEINDGTILYDGIDIKRIKKYDLRSTMSVVLQDVHLFEGTIADNIRYGRLDATDEEIKEAAKLANAHYFIKNLPQGYDTMLTVDGQNLSQGERQLLSIARAAVANPAILILDEATSSIDTRTEKLISEGMDKLMEGRTTFVIAHRLSTVRDSNAIMVLEHGEIIERGSHDELMKQKGRYYALNTGVVELE
- a CDS encoding D-alanyl-D-alanine carboxypeptidase, coding for MSRKLKRKKTRLRSFITLTIVVVIAIFVYKSVISPENQHKSENKHGDNIVQIPVLDTEPDISVSISSDNLYSPNAILLSLKDQTILMQKNIEGRVYPASLTKMMTAIIAIENLTDLKEEIELTDSMFQGLYEANASMAGFQPGEKVRAIDLIYGALLPSGAESCIGLAHQVAGSEQAFVRMMNQKAAELGMTNTNFKNTTGLHDKNHYTTVEDLAILLSYALQNDTYRDVFTSSRYSTQPTNKHPDGITFYSTMFEKLKLNDQSIVTGEILGGKTGFTDKAGLCLASLAKVDKKEYILITVGAKGNQYTEQYNITDALNVYNSIGK
- a CDS encoding MarR family transcriptional regulator; its protein translation is MIETDVAMQLRETYQKITQILQHKVDEYGLTFGLLFLTMLIDKKPDASQKELAKIMRFTEGAMSGAVKRLINLKMIEQVPLESDMRYNRLVVTELGKSMIDDYRDYVVKIYQDMFKGFSQEELSKLNEVLAKLNHNLTNMDIHNDLDDIIE
- a CDS encoding ABC transporter ATP-binding protein, whose translation is MKNLLPFMKKYLVFAILSPILMILEVLADIIIPYLMSRIVDVGIVNQDIQYIVKIGIIMIISAILAMTFGVLSSFAGARAGYGFAAEIRQEAFKRVQGFSFANLDKFSVSSLITRLTNDCNTIGQVTMMSLRMAVRAPFMMIFALIMARTINPSLTRVFLVAIPITGIIISIILYKARPLFLKLQTSVDRVNSIIQENLTGIRVVKSFNRQKHEEEKFKARNDFLRNTALQAISLIILLMPALNLIIYSTIIAILWFGGKQVTVGTMGGGELISFITYITQVLVSLMMISMFFMQLLRGSASVSRISEVFNTESEIKEIDQPVEKLEDGSISFHNVSFRYPGSKENVLNHINFSVKSGEILGVIGSTGSSKSTLVQLIPRLYDVTEGSITVGGIDVRKYDIKALRDQVAFVLQKNTLFSGTIRENMQWGSEDATDEQIINVLKQAQAWEFVSKYEDGLDHRVEQGGDNFSGGQKQRLTIARALLKSPKIIILDDSTSAVDMTTDAKIQQAFREELGHVTTIIIAQRISSIQHADRIIVMHEGEIESFGDHKTLLKISPIYREIYESQQKGVVGE